From the Helianthus annuus cultivar XRQ/B chromosome 17, HanXRQr2.0-SUNRISE, whole genome shotgun sequence genome, the window GGTTTTTCAAAGTTGTTCTTACCTCCCAAGTCGTCCAAATCGAATGTAGTGGAAATTGTAGATGGAGAAATTCGTACCACACTTTTCCTGACCTTAGATGTGATGGCAACTGGATTATTATCTTCAGACTCTATTTTAGCATTAAACCAAAATTGTCAGAGTGTTTCCGTATGAACCGGAGAATCAACAGTAAGGATTGATTTGTATTTTAATGACGTTAAAAGGTCAATTATTGAGTGAAAGCTGgtatttttgctggttttctcgaagatagggaggtagttgtgagggtttttgatgttcagagatatgatcggagaagaaggtgatttggggatgaaacagggTTTAAGTTGGAGGGTTTTTAATATGTTGGAAACTGCTTTTGAGAATTTTGTATTCGAGACGGCAGTGGTAGAAGCTCGATTTAGGGATGAAACAATGTTTATATAGAGAGAAAAAGTGAAGGCTGACGTTGCAGTAGTTACAAATATCTGATGGCTAAgatctgtccacgtcagaacctctcttGTAACAACCGATGACacttgtttggaaacctctgttgccCGACTACAGAAGTTGGGAACAGTGTGAGTCAAACAGTCAATAGATAAACATAAGTTATGAGAACAAATGATAACTTCAgcagtgtttttatttttagctaacatctgtccacgtcagaacctctcttGTGACAACCaatgacagttgtttggaaacctctgttggccGACTACAGAAGTTGGGAACAGTGTGAGTCAAATAGTCGTTAGATAAACAATAGTTATGagaacagatgataactttcagcagtggttttatttttagctaacatctgtccatgtcagaacctctcttgtgataatggatgacagtcagcagtgtagtaaatcaacagtcattaggaTAAAAAGAAGTTATGACAACAGACGGTACCTTTCAGCGGTGGATGTATTTTTAGgcaagcagaggtttcaaaaacagttgttttcaacagTCGTTAGTCTAACATATGCTATTAGCCTAACCACTATTAGTATCAAAACCTCTGTTGAGCATTTTAAGTTTGAAtatctgttgttcgttaacatctgttggaCCATAGTAGACCTTTgtatcttcagacatttattcatcagcagatgctctcttttatcagactttagctacaacagaccttttacaacAGCAAATATTGACTCTTTGTAATTTGGTCTTACCgcaaattcttccaaaaaactgttgtTGATGAACAAATATTCTAGTTTATTTTGTCTTTACAATCATCTGTTCAGCCTTAAACCAACCTTTAATCcttttaaacctctgttgactaacAAACATctgttcagacacaattcaacatcaacataatctaaatcaaaccCAGAGACAATTACACATCAACATCAATATTAGTCTGCAATCCTTAGATGTTattcaaaattatataataatacttaggaatgactgaaataattatcatgaagatgcgacaacaaagattaatagtattaaaatttattcatttattcagcagtggtaaatcaacagtcattaggaTACACAGTTGTTTCATAAGAATATTCGAATAAATGATAACAGTAGCATGCTTATACAAAGGTCTATAATTACAATTTCGCATACTGTGCAACATCTAATCTAATGGACTAACAAACTCCCGACATCTGCTAAAACCTTTTGTTGGCTCAACATattttgaatatcatctgttgttctttAACAACTGGTCTCCCATACAGACCTTTCCTTCTTCAATCTTTCATCATCAGCAGATATTCTCTTTTACCAGACTTtaactacaacagaccttttacaacTCCAAATATCGACTCTCTGTAATTTGCATGAGCAAATTCTTCAAAAACTGATATCAATCATCAAATTTTATACCttgttttatctttgcactcatCTGTTCACCATTAAACCAACCCTTGAtcctattaaacctctgttgacttaccaaacatctgttcacacacaattcaacatcaacataatctaaatcaaactcaaacactaaataagtaaaagtaaaatgcaacaacatagattcataagattaaaatttattcatttattcatgacattaaaagACCAATTATTACATAACATACTGAACAACTAAActttcaaatctaacaataacagcaataattaagaaattttagcttcaactccatcgattgctgaacctctcgatgtatgtccttcagcatcgccatgaactccacgtctctatcaccgcactctatattactaacaacacaaagctcacgaatAGAATTTGAAGGCATCCGCATCAGATTTCTGGAAACCTAGTCTCTCGTGAACAGGCCAACTTGTagtccatcaaaacatctcttcagctctcgaagagtagccctatcctcatacACATGTTCCTTAATTTGCCTGATCAAATGATGCTTTAAATCATCTAATTTTGCAGAAGTGTATGACACCATTTCAATAAACTGTACtactcgactttcctgaaagtatgatatcttcaTAGGAAAatgtgatgaaaaacaggtgaagtgcaatgagtttatatactgaaataTCTAACAGTAAAAGAAATCACACTTAAACACATTGCACATTTAATAATCTAATCAATCAAAACATgtagatttaatataaacatattaatgtatatttcaaaacaacagtcttttaatgcaaaaaccttttcaaacccactacaacttttatgggaaaactataaaattaaatatcaagaaactcAAGGGGCAAATTTTAGAACATCAAAGATCAAAAGCAGATtatcataattacaattaaccttTTCACTTACCATATAGACgtgtttttaaactctataaaagaccgatgattacttttgattcaCCCCATCAACAAATTGTCTTACAAATCACTGTCTGTCAAAAATTGTTCCAAATCAGAAAATCCAACAAAAATCTACATAgcaaacttcagcttctaccactggtcagacaccagcgatgttaaaacacaattctcgatgtggtcacttaaagaaaaaagaacagacgaagaactaaacaacctggaacagcatagcattactcgatgaagtcctccactctcctccatcagatttCCAGAAGAATGCAAAAGAGTTTCTGACACAACTACTAAAataggatcagaaaatctgcaacatgctaactaatctgaaaaacaaaagaaagcatgaaatcacatggagaaaggccagagtctaCAAAATCTTAGCAAGTATTAACTCTAGTGTGTAATAGTTTTTGAAtatttcagtaaatttttatttttctatgtatgtttatttaaTTTCATAATCTCAATATGCATCTTAACATCATCGCTAAATGTCACACTGTCAATAAAAACTATCAACATTATCAACACTTGTTTCTTCATAATCAAATTAAACTACAGgtaatcaaaataagaaacaaacctaaaatgcaaaggtctccTCTCAACGAAGGTAGCACATATAACTTTTCACGATATTGCACCAATCTACACTTTGTATAAAAGAAGAAAATCTCACTGACATAATAAAAGCTGAGTTTTGATTTAACAATGTGTGAACAATACAACTCTCtcatcaaagaaggtagcacatgtAACTTTTCatgatgttgcaacaatgatactgcaacatcgatGTTGAAAGGCTGATGTGTAAagggaagcttcattgaaacgacgatgttggaacaagaTACTGGAATGATAATAtgtaaacagaatcaacaaatgtttgaacaaagaagtgtaatcggagattagccGGCTTAATCATGAGAGctatgcatttgagagagagagagagagatacgctcgcagatatgagcgagagagatagagttgaaatttgaatgtggagccagattcatatatcttatttatagggttcaaatatatggtttgaattttgaatcttgAATCTAGCGCCAGAATTTTGAATCTGGCCAGAGGTTTACTTTGTTTACGATGAACAGGGGTTTGAATGTAAAGTGAAGAGCAGATGTTTTAATTGTGAATGAAGTATAGATGTTATTGGCAGAGGTTTGAGTTAATtttaaatgattttatatattagattttatgatgcagtaatgacataagaaaagcattgttggacagcctctctagctgccacatcagcttttcttatgtcatcgatttttctccttttatagaaagtactagcggtaagacccgtgagCAAACACGGGTGgcttttagaaaaccatgcataccATATTTTATTAGTCGACGAATGATTATACATTTTTTAAGGTTTAATTAAAAATGGATTATAAAGAAAGGGAACATcaattaaataacaaataaaggATACTTTACGGACTGAAAGAAGAACTTTATGTCATAACTCTATTAATGAACTTTGTGATACTTTGGGTTAGTATCTTTAATTTCAAAAGATTCATTAGTGATCGTTTCGTTAACTATATATTGAAAGAGGGTACATTTTTTTCTCCATGATCAATTTTCACCATGGTGTATTCTATGTTCTTTTTGACATATATTTAGCGATAACTAATTACGATTCGCTTTTTCCTAAAGTGATCATCAATAATCTTAAAGATAAAAAGAGAAAAGTTGTTGGTTCAAAACTTATTTAAACCTAAAAATGAAACAGGTCAAAATggtttaaaaaaacaaaacctttaaaaagaaaaaaataggaACTTGGAACAAATTCTTTCTCATCACTTGTCTTCTTCTAGTTCTTTGGCAAATAGCATCTAAGAATACCAATATCTGAAAGTGAAACATGAAAAGCTAGTAATTATATAGTCGAATCGATAAGGATAATATCTATTGTTTTTATGAATTTAAACGATAGAACAAAACAGAGAAGTAAATTAACATTTGCTTAAATACAAATATAGATCAtgttattttttcatttttaattctCTCTTAGATACATATACCAAGAAAAAATCAATCACAGTTGCCAGAAGTACCAGTATAGCATTACCCACAAATAAACAACTATGTTTTCAAGTTAACCAGTTCAGtcttaatatttaataaaatagcAGATGATATATTCATGAACCAAATGTCTTTGTTAACTTACAGAGCCAAATATTTCAAATCCAAGGTCAACACTACACATGCTGAATTTTAAAAGGTCTTTTGAACTCAATTCTATCCCACCGAATACACATGTGAATTGCACAGTGAATAGCGCTAATGAACGTAAACATGAAAAACTAAGGGCAATCGGATCAAATACtcaaaaatggtaaaaaaaaattgtaacgAATTACAAACATTCTAATGATCATAAGCATGATATTTACCTTTTCTCTTCACTTTTGCCAGCCGTCATTATATGATTAAGACCAAATCTGAGGTAACTAATCTTGGCTGATTGGTAATTAAAAAAAACCACTGTTGGGCTTGGAGAAAACACTGTTGGGTAATTTTTTATTggattaaaacagtgttttgtggagaAAACAGTAATTGAAACCACTGTTAGGTTAAAACTGTGGTTCAGTGGTTTCAACCATTGTTTTCttcacaaaacactgttttagcCGAACAGCGGTTTCAAACCAcagttttaacccaacagtggtttcaaccactattttctccaaaaaaaaaacactattttaacccaatAAAATATTACCCAATAGTGGTTTCAACCATTGTTTTCTCCAAGCCCAATATGATTACAACAGTGATTTCAACCACTGTTTTCAAACCTTATAAAATATTACCTCAGCTTCAAAATCCACTTCTCCAATGCTTACGACGTTGCACCGTTTTCGACATCGAACAGATTCATTGCACCGCTTTCGACATCGAACTTAATCAGTCTTAAACTACAAGTAACAACTATTATCAATATGCTTAGGATTGAAATTTGTAATGataacaaagtaaaggatcaacTTATAGAATACAGAGCAACGCTGGCCCTCGATCAAAATCTGTGAACTTGTAAACTAACCAAAATACTACAAACTTGTATGTATACAATGGTTGATGAACAACAGTTAGTGTATGTCAATTGAAGATTTCTTCTCAGCCTATCCTAATTCAATGTGGTTCAAAGCTTGGTATTTATTGCCCAAACAAAATCATCTTGAGCATATTTTGTTTTACAACTAAAAACGATTGATGGTAATAATCTTTATACATCAAACCATTTTTAAGAGCATTATGTCAGAAGAATTTAACACTACCTTGGCTTTAAAAAGCGCGTTTGAGGGCATAGTTGAACAACATCCCTTTGCACCAACAGCCAACAGCAAGGTAGCCTATCTCAAGTGGTCGGTTATTGTAATCCACTGGTGTGATCGCAGCTTGAATCAAATACCTTTTCCAATAACATCAGTTTCGCTTCTGGAGGTATGCCTATCAACACTCAACCAAATAAAACTTTTGTAcacatttaataaaaaaaaaaaaaaaaaaatcacacagTCACTCTCCAACTTTTAATAACTTGAAACCATTAGTCAAAAGCCGAAACTGCATCAAGTAGAATCTGAATAATTAATATAAGCAAAAAGATGATATTAAAACAAAGTTATCATGCTGTTAGCCTAAAGCGAAGGTTACCTAACAAGATTTTAAATTTCCACCACAAGCAACATAATGCAAAGGAGTGCTTCCAGCTCCTACAAAGCAGCGTATGTTAGGATACAAAAATGGCACACATAGAACGAaaaatttggttttaaaaagcgtaTGGCGCTCAGATGTGTTTTGATCCTAAAAGCCGATGTGATGCGTGAGGCTGGCGTATCACATATGTGAGGCATTCATTATTAAGAAAATATTATCTATAATTTAGCTTGTTAGCTTTTAAACACTGAAATATGTAATATTCTCATTATCTATGCCTCTCTGGTCAAAAATTATTTATAGATAAAATGTTCACTTGTtaacttttaaccactaaaatataAGATATTCTCATCATTTGTGGTCAAATTTGTTCAATCCATGGTCTAAATAGTCAAACCAATTGCTCGATCGATAGTAAGATTGTTCAATCAAATTTGAAACACTCATACCCATTGCAATCAATGGTCTAATTTGTTCCAATACTGGTTAACTGCATAACGCACCGCATCAGCCGTATCACATGCGCGTCATATGATTCATGCATCAAATGCAGCGATGCGATCTCATCGACGCATCATGTGATGCACGCATTTAAAACCAAGATCCAAATTGACCCATTAATATGTAAATCGGTTGAATGATAACGTCTAGTGACAAACATTATTATTTGGATCTCGAACGACCGACGTACCTATCAAATCCATTGATGTTCCATAATGGAACGTGATATTCGAACAACCGACATACCTATCAAATCCATTGAAGTTCCATAATGGAACGTGAGAACTGATGTATCTGCATGCAGATCGAGAAGCAGCTGTACACAATCAGCATACCCATTTAATGCCGCCATGTGAAGACCAGTTATACCACCATCCACATCTTTATTAACAAACTTCACCAATGCACTACAGGGACCATAAAGATGATACTATTTAATCACTGAAAGATAACTAAATGTTCACGAATAAATACACTGAAGTGTAATAATGATAGTCTACAGAGATCTTTGGATCCCATATTTAGAAAATAACTATGTGAAAAAGAACAATCACAATCAGATAATCAGTAAAATGTGTGGCAGGGGACAACAAACTTTAGCTTAAACCAAAAGAGAAACTCTGACAACAAAAAAACATACCTTATCATAATCGTATAGTGAGATCTCAGGAGTTGAAACAATTTTAAACAAATCGGTTTTACTCAACCCAACAACCCTAAAATGCCGCCCATAAATATCAGTTCCGGGTCTTGATTCAACTGCACCGAGCCCTTTTCCCGTTCTTTAATTGTCTTTTTTCTTTCCTTATACGGCTTCCTAGATGTCAACTTCTTGTATAAAAACTCATCTCCTTTTATGTCGAATTCCTTGTTCACTACAAAAAACACAAATTCAAACAAAGAGATAACCACACAATTTAAATATTTCAAAAATAAAGAACAGGAACTATGACAAGATTTTGATGTCGGAATCGACATGGATCGGGACGAGAGAAAATTCAGCTCGTTAGCGACAAAGAGAGCAATGATCACCATGTAAGTATTTCTGGACCAGAGTTCTACAAGCGGCTAATCGGTGTCTTGCCATATCGGCACCGGTTACGAAACCTGAGTTTCCAAGCAGTTCTAATATCATGCAAAGTTTAGCACCTGTGGACGGATTAAGTGATAGAATAAGATAACCGCAATGAAAATGAAACAACGATTCATAAGAGGTAATTGACGGTATTGTTTACCTGGAGCAGCACAAAGATCAAGAACGTGATCTTATCAATTGTTAACAAAAAATATGAAAATTATCTCTACAAAATTGAGGTTCAGCTGATTCAAATATCGCTAAAAAATGTCTAGAATCATATCAAATATCTCTCGTCCATAGTCTTGTCCATGTCAACAATATTCCTACAtaccaaaaataataaaaatataacagAAACGTAAGTACGAAGCTCTAGGTCATCGATCCTTACCTTGCCATCAGGTAATAGCATCGTCGCCGTCCAAAGTTGTGACCGATCCCTAGTCATTGTTGAATCTTCACCGCTAAACTCACTTCATCGTTGCCTGTAATTATCTTCATCCGCTCATCCATTGTTACACACATTAGGATCCTATATATTTCCATCTCAGAACTATTATATCTCCAATGTAGACTTTAACATATTTTCCATCAATTAGCACTTGTGTTCAGTTAAAAGCCTTAGTCCCTATGTTGTGTATCATAGATGCAAGAGGTGAGACTtcttttaataaaacaaatattGCTCAAAAGAAATTGTTTTACAAATAACTTGCACGATTGGAAAGAGAAACAAAATACTCACAGCCACTATGGAATATGCTAATCAAGGTTAGAAACAGGATTCGAAGATTTGATTCATGCTTCAAATCACTGTCTAAATGTCTACATGTGCAGAGATTCAAACCAAACCAtattcatcatcaccatcatcatcaattTGACTTAGTCAACAAACTCAACTAACTCTTAATGGGAAAAATAAACAATTTGAGAAGTGAATTCTAAAACTTACAGCCATAACTATAGCACTGAATCAGCGAAACATTGATTTACAACTACAAATCAACATATCTCATGAGATCAACAATTGACCTAGTCATCAAACTCAACTAACGCATAATTCCATTTCACAATCACAAAGCTCCACAATCCGATTCCACAAATTACTTCTAAATCAAATAAAACCACAAATTACAACTGCAATTGAAGAAACAAAACGCACCTGAAAGTTGATTGAAATCAAACACAAAGACGAATGAAGACTAACAAATAAGGTGAtcgaaattaaataaaaaaaacttgtgGAGAATTTGGATTATTTAGAGAAAATGTTTGGAGCATACCTGTGATATGTGCAAAAAAAACTGGTCAACCCCATGTTCACCATGCATTCTAGAATTAaactgttttgtttgtttattttcttttgttattCCTATTTATTTGTAGTTAGTTATTTCATTATCTTTCTTTGTAAGCCTTTATAAGTGGCATCGTGGGTCTATGAGAGGTTATCAATGAAGAAATGAATTAGTAAATTTGGTTTCCCTCTAATTTGCTTTCTGGCTTCTCTCTATAATTTCTTGGATCATTTGATTACGACTCGGTTcgtaacaattggtatcagagcggtcTTGATCCACATCAATGGACGCTCAAACTCTATCCAAACACGAGTTGTTCGATCGAATCAAGTCGAGTATTGCTCGGATGGTCGATATCCTCAAAAATCGACCTCGATTCCCTACCCTTGCTCCAAAACCCATTCCTACAGCCACACCGTCACCACCCATTTCTGCCACTGAACCACCGGTTACTGCTACCACACCACCATCCTTGTCAACCGCTTCTGCCACACCGCCACAAATTAGTCCCCAACCTCCTTATGTTCTTCACACCAATGTTCTTCACGTCATACTGAGACCCACACAACACAAAGCCCATTTCAACTCTATCAATAACCATTTCAGCAACCAAAATGACATCCTTCCCACCCTTGTCAACTCCCCCACCAAACCAATTGCAATCCCCACGTCCCCGACACCGTCACGAAATCCAATTCCGAAGCTAGATCTATTATTATTTCCTCGAAACTTGAAGGATGAAGAACCGCACGCCACCGGAAGACATGAGTGGCGACCACCGTGGCGGTTCACTCCGACTGGTCAGAATGCTGCCGGAAGAATTGAATGGCGACCACCATTGCAAACTCATTACGTTCTTGAGGGTAAGAACGTTTTCAAGGGTGCGGGAATGATATGTGCAAAAAACTGGTCAACCCCATGTTCACCATGCATTCTAGAATTAAActattttgtttgtttattttcttttgttattCCTATTTATTTGTAGGGTAGTGGGTCCATGATCATGTTAGTTATTTCATTATCTTTCTTTGTAAGCCTTTATAAGATGGCATCGTGAGTTTATGAGAGGTTATCAATGAAGAAATGAATTAGTAAATCTGGTTTCCCTCTAATTTGCTTTCTGGCTTCTCTCTATGATTTCTTGGATCATTTGATTACCACTCGGTTCGTAACAACCTGACGGTTTTTGTGATGCTGAAGTCGCCACAGATGGAAGgtagttttagagagagagagagagagagagagagagagttgagagagaaatggattgaa encodes:
- the LOC110925137 gene encoding uncharacterized protein LOC110925137; this encodes MTRDRSQLWTATMLLPDGKVRIDDLELHHVLDLCAAPGAKLCMILELLGNSGFVTGADMARHRLAACRTLVQKYLHVESRPGTDIYGRHFRVVGLSKTDLFKIVSTPEISLYDYDKCIGEVC